From a single Pseudorasbora parva isolate DD20220531a chromosome 15, ASM2467924v1, whole genome shotgun sequence genomic region:
- the si:dkey-221h15.4 gene encoding LOW QUALITY PROTEIN: epidermal retinol dehydrogenase 2 (The sequence of the model RefSeq protein was modified relative to this genomic sequence to represent the inferred CDS: inserted 6 bases in 5 codons; deleted 1 base in 1 codon; substituted 1 base at 1 genomic stop codon) yields the protein MYQTCITVIQSGDGILPNLWFIKYIFVLICGAVFYXFEAFVRLFXEIVLVTGAANGIGKLIAKELGHYGATLVVWDINIEALDKTAKELKQVLDVRVHAYTCDCSRSEVYKLAELVNREVGDVSVLVNNTGMVTGKYTFVEAPXVDRALRVNVVAHFKKNNSTYKVFLPAMLQENHWHLVCAACHGGLFAMNGLAGTCASKSAAVSFAESIAXELLALKKEGIKTTIVCPYLLDISNKTKMFGECQTKYSFHMKHXHAAKQIVDAXKMYLCIPLTLYLLMLKSLMPARLGIIFVNFFGGMDLMDHFRGVPKAGTKMGLVHVDHLGPTWRRVQSNIKSMWAVDMGPLWNPWTILYRAHFSAHFKPTWAPHTNVGWAVPIISYKKPQRPPDDSVRDPQTTLIYYN from the exons ATGTACCAG ACATGCATAACCGTTATTCAGAGTGGTGATGGGATACTGCCCAATCTTTggttcataaaatacatttttgtgctCATTTGTGGAGCAGTCTTTT TTTTTGAAGCATTTGTTCGACTCT TCGAAATTGTATTAGTGACTGGAGCTGCAAATGGAATTGGAAAACTGATTGCCAAAGAACTTGGACACTATGGAGCAACATTAGTCGTATGGGATATCAACATAGAGGCACTGGACAAAACAGCAAAAGAATTAAAGCAGGTATTAGATGTGCGAGTGCATGCCTATACCTGTGACTGCAGCAGAAGTGAGGTCTACAAACTTGCTGAACtg GTTAATAGGGAAGTTGGAGATGTGTCAGTCTTGGTGAACAACACAGGCATGGTAACAGGAAAATACACTTTTGTTGAAGCCC GGGTGGATAGAGCACTAAGGGTCAATGTTGTTGCTCACTTCaagaaaaataattca ACTTACAAGGTGTTTCTCCCAGCTATGTTGCAAGAGAACCATTGGCACCTGGTCTGCGCGGCATGCCATGGAGGGTTGTTTGCAATGAATGGCCTTGCAGGTAC TTGTGCAAGCAAGTCTGCAGCAGTAAGCTTTGCAGAATCTATTGC GGAGTTGCTTGCCCTTAAAAAGGAAGGAATCAAAACAACAATAGTGTGTCCCTATTTATTAGATATATCTAATAAA ACCAAAATGTTTGGGGAATGTCAAACAAAGTACAGTTTCCATATGAAACATTA ACACGCAGCAAAACAGATTGTGGATG AGAAGATGTACTTGTGTATACCTTTAACTCTATATTTGTTGATGCTTAAGAG TCTCATGCCTGCCAGACTGGGCATCATCTTTGTGAACTTCTTTGGTGGGATGGATCTGATGGATCATTTCAGAGGGGTCCCTAAAGCTGGGACCAAGATGGGTCTTGTGCATGTTGACCACTTGGGTCCCACCTGGAGGCGAGTGCAATCCAACATAAAATCTATGTGGGCAGTTGACATGGGGCCATTATGGAACCCGTGGACAATCCTATACAGAGCCCATTTTTCAGCCCATTTCAAACCCACATGGGCCCCACATACAAATGTTGGCTGGGCTGTACCCATTATCAGCTACAAAAAGCCTCAGCGCCCACCAGATGACAGTGTCAGAGATCCACAAACCACTCTTATTTATTACAACTAG